CTATGACTTTAGCTGCAGTGACGgtctattgtttttattattataattatctacaaataaagttgtttaaaaaaggGGAACTGCTAACaaagggctggatagctcagttggtagagcactcgTACGTTTATCtagaggtccttggttcaagtctcgctctggtaaatttgtctttgttcacacCCAATTAATAATTGTGTAATTCCATTATTAACTTTAGATATGATGAGCTGAGTGGATTCGATCCATCCAgcatagccttgctcaaggcagtcacaTTATTCATCCGAAACGACGctgctgtaaacccacccgtatacactgtgcgtggtgcgtgtaatcacaccgcatgacccacacCCGTATACactatacacactgtcacatcatTCAACTACTGTggacacaagtcatccgcactcgtaccactaactcGTAccacttccgggtttaatgtgtttcatgaaaaaaaattccactattggaaaaaaatgggggggctctcggatatgctagtatgcagctcatgaatatgtatatctttcgtcagacctatcagacaacacaggatgtgcatcggatgaattattcattttgacgtccaatcacgcacttcccttatcacgacctttggaccctataatgctcgctgagcgtccgtggtggtggtgtggtgatatgtaaacatgtctcgtctttcgcaggcattatggtaatgagttgaccgtgggaactcttcgcttattatagtaatgaggtcagtggcttcaacacagaccctacaaggctgtcggcctagCGGCCGAcacatgcggatagtgtacgggggcatcgtgtcgtgcgatgtggttACACACATTTTACGCACAGTGTATGACGGGtaggtttttatacagcggcggtcttttttcggagtgaataattcgactgttTTGAGCTAGGCTACATCCAGCAGGCCAAACACATAATTATAaacatgtaatttttatatGGCCTGGCCTGGCTGGAGAGAGACAGATGATGATAAGCGTAATTTGCGTAATTTGGTAAAGGAAAGCTGTAGAGTGTAGGTAGTTACCGGGTAGGCCATATAGCTACTTTATCCATGTTTTATCATACATACATAGGCTAGCCATGGGCTAGCCTACACTACTACGCGTCGTCTACACTCCTGCCCTGTAattatgaggttcgttccactaTTGTAATAGTTTCAACAAACCTCGAGGTTCAGATCCTCAACACCAAATAAAAGGTTTACCCTTCAGCTTGGAACGTGTGGAATGGCTTTTCCAAAATTAGTATAGATCCAGTTACTGAGCACTGTACTTCTTTTTGCCTCTTTTTTTCGCAATTTGTCATTATCGGCGGTTTGGGAAAAAAGACTACAGTGCCCCAAACCTTAGCCCCATGTATTTGTCCAGTCCACTTTGTATCCTTGCTGGCCCTAGCACCATTGCTGTCAATTAAATCGCTTTTTTGGGAGACAAAAATCGTACTGCAACGATCTGCATCATAAAACTTACCTATCTAGGCATAATGCTTCTCGAGGATTTGTTCAAAAGACATCACACGttgtgggtaaaaaccaaatgaaTTTTCTCAGCGACCTTGACAACTGGTTGTTTTCGACCCGCGCCCACGTTCTCATGGGTCCGTTTCCTTCAATTTTTACCAATTGATCGTACCATTATTTATAAATGGTTAAGGGAAcccgaaaacaaaaaatgaaagaaatttaTATTGTGCTGGGGCCGAGGATACACAGTGGATTGAACCATATTATGGGGCTAGTATGTATGTGAGTGCTTTGAACTCTCATTGAATGAGCCTGTAATGGGTCCAGAAAATCCTCTCCGCAAACTCATTGTTAAAAAGTTACAAATTCTTACCATAATTCAGCTCACAAGCTCTAGTGTTGTCAGCTACATGtagcagcagagtgtaggtttgaattctggtcatgacacttgtttcctttgagcaaggcactttaccaTCATTGCTTCATAAAGCAATTCTGCATTCTGCTTAAACTAGCCTGGCCCCTAGTGGAGGATTTccatgtttcagccccaggagtaggtggtaacAATTGGCAGTTGGTTTGGGTagatggttttgttttgttgaaaatgaagtgaatttgattgaaattaaacaattaaactagtaataataataattacacagcaTTAAAGGAATCTGATGTTATAACACCATTCAAAGGTGCCGATATAACATGTATTTCTTCACTCTGCTTTGTATTTCTAGAGAAGAGGTATTGGATTGCAGATTTCTTTCACGATGCGTCTGACGTTCAACGATATCTCGTTGAGTAAGGAGATTGGATGCCACGGTGGTGGGTGCTTTTCTTAATGCTGAGATGGATGTCTATCAGGTATACCTCAAATCATCATATCATTCATTTGTTGCTTGGTCCCACTGAGCTATTGCCTAGATCGCGTGATCTATCTAGTGACTGAAGGTGATATACTGTCTACTACGTCCTTTTGGTTTGATAATAATCTCTTGTATTACATCATCACGCTCTTGTCCTGGCACCAGTTGAAAATCAAATGTCTGTAAGAGTCTGCTCATCACCAGTCTGGACTCAAGCTACACACATTGAATGGATAAAGAAACAGGAGTTtagtaaaaaaataagaaataaatgcACACTTTAGCCTAAATCTTCAGTTAATTGAGCTTTTTATACAAATCCATTGATATTTGGATACCAGCTTACATTTCTAAATATTGGTTTGGAATGTTAGAAAATAACTTCCTGAAACCtacatttttaatgtttggttaaaggcagtgacatAATTTtctaaaaagaggtaattttgcactaaaataataatggaCTAAAAGCTGAAGCcatttgttatgcatctgaaaacacacaaagtaatgcaacaagggtgtgttttctttcatcattctcatgcaatgatgaccaattgagcccaaatttttaacaggtttgttattttaatgcacgttgggatacaccaagtgagagtctttgacatttaccaaacgtgtccagtggctttaatgaCAGCTTACCAGTGCAAATTGTTGACCAATGCAAGATCGGACTCCCATCGAGAAAGGAAAATGGGTAAAATAGTGCCTGTAAATAACCAAACAATTTAACATTGTTACCAAATAATTTTAATGTACATAATAGTCACATTTATAGAATTTAATGTATTATCAGGGGAAGTCTTTAATTTGAGAACAGAGACTGACACTCAGTGgttttgaagtcttttaaataCTACCATGTTATAGTTTATCTACAATCATTGTCATTATGCATCTGCTGCAAAGATTTTTTATGCGTACATGAAACATGCCCAAGGAAGGGTCCCAACCAAAAGGACTACAGACTAGACAGTTTGCACACTGAAATTTTGCAACTTCAATAAGAATGCCACACCCTGATTAGAATGCCTGGCCCTGATAAAAAACGCTTGACCCTGATGGTTGCTTGTTCCTGATTGTTTGCCTGACCCTGATTGTTTTGCCTGGCCCTGATTTTTTGCCTGAGCTTGATTGTTGCCTGACCGTGATTTGTTGCTTGACCCTGATTGTTTGCCTGACCCCGATGGTTGCTTGACCCTGATTGTTTGCCTGACCCTGTTTGTTGGCATGACCCTGATTTGTTGGCTGACCCTGAAAATGTTAAAGTTATTGAAGTATGTTTGGATTTGAGATGACGATCTGGATCAAATACAAGAGGGTCCTTAAAGTATTGCTTGTTTCTTCCAATAGCATATGTATTCAGCTGTGAAAAGACGAGAATTCAAAGTTGAGAATCTATGATTGTCTGTTGGTGTAGGCAAAAGGTATGGCGTTGAAGTTAGCTGAGGAAAACTTGAGACTGCATTTATTGATTGGAATCATAAAAGGTATGGCGTTGAAGTTAGCTGAGGAAAACTTGAGACTGCATTTATTGATTGGAATCATAAAAGGTATGGCGTTGAAGTTAGCTGAGGAAAACTTGAGACTGCATTTATTGATTGGAATCATAAAAGGTATGGCGTTGAAGTTAGCTGAGGAAAACTTGAGACTGCATTTATTGATTGGAATCATAAAAGGTATGGCGTTGAAGTTAGCGGAGGAAAACTTGAGACTGCATTTATTGATTGGAATCATAAAAGGTATGGCGCTGAAGTTAGCTGAGGAAAACTTGAGACTGCATTTATTGATTGGAATTATAGCACATTTTTTACTTAGCTCCACTTACTTGATATATAATGTATacaacacacatacatgtatgcagaaAGGCATTctatacaattatttataaacattttcTCAAGTACTAAGCCACAATTTGGAACACTAGTCAATCTCACTCTCCTTCATAAGTCACTCCTGTGCGCTGATTTCATAAATTTCAGCTAGAAAACTGAATGTACATAGTACGTATGTAGTTTGAGAAATGGTAGGGTTTTTCCTtcttaacaaaaattaatttatcatcACTGATTTCGACACCATTACAACCTGAGGACGAGTcggccacggacgcaagtctatgccgaatgatgatgatgatttctTTTGTGAAGGTTCCTTGAGGCAGCCTGTCAAGCAAAGCACCTTGAGGTGTGGATTCATGCGGTTTAAGAACAgaatgaaaaaaaggaaactttgCTTAGACTGTTGAAATGTAAATGTGATATTTTGTTGAGAGGATGCAGTTAAAAAGAGCTAAAATCTTACCCATAAAGCAGTGCCAGCAGGTATTTTGAAACCCAGTACTGTCTCCTCCGATGCTATCTAACGAGGTGTGCCAATAACAGGGGGCCAAATCCGTAAAGTTTCCTTGATAACCTAACAATTTTCAATATGGAGAAGCAACAAATGtggcaaaattatcaaaaaaagatACGTAATAGAAGCAAATACTGTGCCTGCtgatgagaaaaaaagagaaaattgtcATGAATGTTTCACCCAAACGGATCAATTAGTTAAATTGTCATGAATGTTTCACCCAAACGGATCAATTAGTTAAATTGTCATGAATGTTTGACCCAAACGGATCAATTAGTTAAGCAAGGTGACAGCATATACATTAACACCAagtcgtttctcagattcaagttgTATATTTACTTCTGATCAACAGCGGGCATTTCGATGATGGAATAATTTCACATGATGCTTACTACTGAACCGTTACCATCtttatgctttcagatagaaatgaCAAACAAATTCTGGGGTCTTTTCCAAAGATTGACCTTATCTTTAAATCAgcattcccggacaagcccccaATTTGTTACGATCCAAATTCCTAAAGGCCAGAGACTTTGAAAAATAACCCCGCCCTAAAAAATAAGGGTAACAAAAGTAGTCAGTTTAAAGGCTGAACTCTGTGTTTCCACTGCGTACCAGTGCGCAGAGCCGGAGCCCAAAAGCctaggtttgagaaaggcccctggtCAAAACCctttctttttctgtgtgctttcaaattctGCCTCTTTCGctttagggtgtcatggccgagtagttttaagagcatcaaattctagttctggtggttaagtcatctgagtgtgggttcaaaccctagtcatgacatttgtgtcatcgtcgtcatcatcatcatcattctctgtGGTCCATCAAGAGGGACGTATCGATTTGTTTTAGACTGCCACAGCTGCTGTGCCGGTGAGCCATGGTCCACTTCTAGCTGGCGCAACCAGTGTGTTGCGTGGTCGCCCTCTGGGTCTCTTCCAGGCTGGGCCGGGACGGATTCCCACTCGGAGCGTTGACGCTCAGCTTGAGGGGGGTATGTGCTGGAGTatatgctttactataattcgttctcttcacccaggggtataaatgggcaCCTGCGAGGGTAGGGGTTGATATTGTGAGTGAAAAAGCCTTTAGAGGGCCATGGCAGCTCAGGGTTGaaatccccagggagctgagaaagtttATAGGAATGTTATTGACTCGATGACAAGGGCAAgtattgcttaccagaataagtttaccagccaagatATTTTGTCATGTGTGCTATCTGTACCTGGTATCTTGTTTGGAATTGCTAAAAGCATGGAGTATTGCTCCATGCTAAAATcaaaaattgtctgcttaagcagctctctaaaatttggccctggtaaaCGTCGTCATATGACATTTTCAACCAATGGGATAAAACCAGCCTTAATTTATGATTGTTGCATTGCATTCCAGGGCTTCGGCAGACTTCGGAACAGCTAAAGAGTACTTAAGAGAAGCCATCGCTATCGCCGAGCGACTTGAAGATCCTGTTGCCGTGGCAGATCGCCATGGGGACTTGGGAACCACTTTTCGGTCGGAGGGGCGGTTCACCGATGCCCTTACCCATCAGAAAAAACAGTTTGTGTTTGCAAAACAAAGAGGCAAGTTatttcaacgtttcgatcagtatgctcacTCGTTCatacctgggcccagtttcatagcgctgcttaacagccgattttgtgcttactgtgcaatttctatttcatagcgctgctaaccgtaagcacatgaaaaggcatgctaaccttccggtgcttaccacacgaaaataaatgacgtcacaatgcaaatccatggtaaacacgcaatggccgtccaatttttctgcttacctgtgaaatacgctaaggcttaagcaaatttttctgctacagtaagcacgcaaatttgcttacagttaagcagcgctatgaaattgggctctctCGTTCGTACCTGCTCTCCTTCCCTAGGTGACAGGCAGCTTtagtggtttcctgcttcaacatTGGCTTCACTCATTACTCCATGAGCTCACCGGACTACGACATGGCCTTGGTCTGCCACGCCATACACTTGGAGCTCTCGGACAGGATCGGATATGTTGATAACGTGAACGACCCTCTTACATTATACCTGGTCTTCTTCCCTAGGTGACCAGGCAGCTCtagtggtttcctgcttcaacatTGGCTTCACTCATTACTCCATGAGCCAACCGGACTACGACATGGCCTTGGTCTGCCACGCCATACACTTGGAGCTCTCGGACAGGATCGGATATGTTGATAACGTGAACGACCCTCTTACATTATACCTACTCTCTTTCCCTAGGTGACCAGGCAGCTCtagtggtttcctgcttcaacatTGGCTTCACTCATTACTCTATGAGCCCACCGGACTACAACTCAGCCTTGGTCTACCACGCAGTGCAGCTAGAGCTTCCTGACACTGACAGGATTggaaatgttgataactgtGAACGACCCTCTTACATTATACCTGCTCTCGTTCCCTAGGTGACCATGCAGCTCtagtggtttcctgcttcaacatTGGCTTCACTCATTACTCCATGAGCTCACCGGACTACAACATGGCCTTGGTCTACCACACAGTACACTTGGAGCTCTTGGACAGGATTggaaatgttgataactgtGAACGACCCTCTTACATTATACCTGCTCTCGTTCCCTAGGTGACCAGGCAGCTTtagtggtttcctgcttcaacatTGGCTTCACTCATTACTCCATGAGCCCACCGGACTACAACTCAGCCTTGGTCTACCACGCAGTGCAGCTAGAGCTTTCTGACACTGACAGGATTggaaatgttgataactgtGAACGACCCTCTTACATTATACCTACGgtatgacggatttgtgaggaatatatgaggaccaaaacccaccgcagaaaaatgtatgccgccatggaatgtgaatctgttgaaattagtgacttgttgcaggtaagatttgagttatgaagctttgaaaatgttccgcCCCAGTAACaggcctcaatagttaggactttgtatctgtgtacagaggaagagtcctatatagggctaatgGAAAAATATAGTGCGTCTGCATCTCACATCCAACAAGACCTCGGCCTTGGACCTCTTTGGATATGGGACGTAGTTGTGCTATATTTTTCCTATTGTGCTATATAAAGGAAGCCACTATCAGATAGCACCCCCAGGGATAATTACTTTAAAgaagtcaataattatttgaaaatcaaaatcatttttgATTTGTGTCTGTTCTTCTCTTCATCATCAGCTCTGAAGGACAAtgaggcggccatcttgctccTTGTGGAATGCTTGGAAGTCCACAGTCAAACGGGAAACCATCGCGGACTGGGCATAGCCTACGGGAACATCGGTACGGTGTACCGAGCCATGGGTACGTTGTGTAATGTTTGTTATTGAGACATTAATGAGCCAGTCAGCATTCTcccttaaggcagtggacactattggttatagtcaaagactagccttcacagttggtgtatctcaacatatgcatacaataacgaacctgtgaaaatttgagctcaatcagtcatcgaacttgcgagatatgaatgaaagaagaaaaaaaaactttgtcacacgaaggtgtgtgcgtttagatggttgatttcgagacctcaagttctaaatctgatgtctcaaattcaaattcattgaaaattacttctttctcggaaactatggcacttcagagggtgccgtttctctggagaagtgaaaaagaaaaacgtgAAATCTGTggatgaaaatttgaaaataaaaaatattaagaaagcaCTGGATTGGTGAAAAGAGGTAAAGTTAACAAGAAAAATGAGCAGAGTTTCTGTTGGGcgcgataataataataaaattaataatgaggtcttatagagcgcacaaatccacaaaagtgctcagggcgctattacagagaaaatactaacaaaaataacaaagaacagattaaatacaaaagaatgGATCTTTgaaacttattaaaaaaaaaactaaaacaccccaaagaaattaaaaaataaacctgataaaaaaaaaataaaaaaaaacctcaaatatGATTaaagtgccactgcactgacgtcctgggtataaaggttctttacaatgcgaacacaaatttgactacaattttcttaattttttacctgatttgagaagttgaaattccgttcatatattcatagtgtcccACACTATATTTTCAACGAGTTTACAGCtgacaaatatatccatggaagaaattatttccGAAAATATGTCGAAGTGCTGCACTGGCGATGTTGATCATCGTATACCACTTGATAGTGTGAGCtcaagtgcgcatggctttaGAGTGCAGCGCGTTGTCTTGCTGCTATTCGCCGTCAACTAGGTAGGTGCCATCAAAtcgccttcaactcctccaatacacatttaaaatccaggaggcataaaaCTGGAAAGCACTACAcctcaaatagaattttttaaagtttcaggttgaatttcggttacaaagtgagtttttttctttaaaaatatttataagcagcaaagccgtctgccgccatcttgcttttttacATGGCTTTTTCTTGTCATATAgacggacaacagagggcgctttcctgcgcgcgtatatttttttcctaggaccGATGAGGCCACTTAGCATGCGCCAACTTAACGGCCTCATCTGTCTGGGAAAAAGATATGCTTCCAGCACAAGGCCTCATCTGTCCTGGGAAAAAGATACGCTTCCAGCACAtggagtcttggcacaagacgtcTATGCTCGGTATACTATgttctgcgctttgtgtaaattgcttgctgactattatccatctgcttagTGAGTGGTTGACGCAAGTTGATGGCGCCGCCAGTGAccagtgcaagaaagtgtttacacggaagttagtgGACGACGTGGGAATGGAAAAcgtaaatttcaattttcttttcacaaaatattaacaccaaaggagacaagtcaacaattttaaataacgCGGGCTTggagttccaactacaaggaacatgtgagtaaaagttcagactcccaacttaggtagaaatatttttaacagattttggAAAATctttcgcaatggtacgggacctttggACTCTGTCGcgttgcatgcaacggaggagtccaacctgggctatatAAAGTACAATGCTCTCTTGTCTGAGTTGTTTGCCATTGGAATAACTTATCAAAATGATATTTGGTTGTGTTGACGGAGTGGACGACACCAAACGATTTGACGGCAAGTAGCAGTAGGATTGCGAGTGTAAAgtcaggttcatacttcctgcaaatgcgaatgcaattATGCGATAGAACAAATGGTGACGATTTCACATGGCTGTTTAGCACTTAGCAAACTGATGTGAACTATTCCTTGCGAATTTGGGGTGCAAAATTACAACGCATCCACATTCGCTTTTGCAGGAagaagtatgaatcgggctttaCACTCGCAATCATCTCTTAACTATTCTCACCCATTCTATTCTCAGGTCCAGACGGACATTCAAAGGTTTACGCTTCGCACGTCATCCTCTAACAATGACAATGCGGCTAGCATCAACCACATCGTTGTCTTTCTACAGAGACCTCGGAGTGAGGGAGATCCCTCTGTTCCCCATCCCCAACACTAAACTCGCAATCAGATCAATTGTGGTTTTACCCTTTACACCGATATGTtagtactcggtactttcccgagttctgtgaaaaaaaaatcacaggcatattacttgggtgggattcgaaccatcgaCCCTTGCAGTTAACGAGCAGTGTCTTTTTACCATCCTAAATAAagggttcaaactgcctctagctaccaggcactctaggtggtctagtttgtaagacactgctacagatttgcaaaggtcctgggttctaatcccacccaagtaatcgAGTATGCCTGAGAACTCGTGAAAGTTACTCGTCGGTGTAATGGTAAAATCAAAAGTATATgaaattctttatcccaaatgcaaatttaacatctagttCTCGCAACCATCTCTTAACTAGTTTCACCCATTTTACTCTCTAGGTCCAGACGGACATGCAACAGATAGACGACACTCATGTCctcttcaacattttcaatGCGGCTACCATCAACCACATCGTTGTCTTCCTGACCGGGACCGGAGCGATTCCAGAGGGAATGGGCGGGGCCATCTACTTCAGTTGGCCGTCACCGGAGGGCGAAATGGTCTGGATGTTTCTCGGTTTCATCACCAACGAAAAGCCAAGTGCCATTTTTAAAGTAGTCGGCTTGAAGAAAGGTATGGTTGACAAAAAAATGTAGTCAATATGTTTCATCAGGCCGGTGTTTATATCCCGTTTTATTGGCATAACTGTCACATCTCCACCCGCAAAATATTATGATTACATGTCCATGTACGTGCaaatgggcaattccacggtcagtcgcataacacttttcagtgtcatttctcgatcgtggtgctagaagttctgtgtgagatattctttcctctaagtttatagactgattcgtactaagcttgggcggttccagaaatttggggctcggttccggttccgaaaaaaagctcggttctgagacatacccggttccaattcaatataaaacataagccgcccgtcccgagctcacacacacacaattgagccgatctattttaactgaaaataaccaa
This DNA window, taken from Asterias rubens chromosome 15, eAstRub1.3, whole genome shotgun sequence, encodes the following:
- the LOC117300175 gene encoding protein Hikeshi-like isoform X1, whose translation is MGTWEPLFGRRGGSPMPLPIRKNSLCLQNKEVQTDMQQIDDTHVLFNIFNAATINHIVVFLTGTGAIPEGMGGAIYFSWPSPEGEMVWMFLGFITNEKPSAIFKVVGLKKGSSTNNSFMQSMPVQQPMKTMSQIGISVEPLHVIQHQIPAETTQTSTLTSFSEFSMKMLENFYDYASSFEINQSQMTPQPNISWIPMTVLDKWFQNFKNKMAQDQNFWRK